A region from the Bacillus thuringiensis genome encodes:
- a CDS encoding GH25 family lysozyme: MKKIADLSHHNNSINWAAASKELDLAIIRVQYGSRTIDKRYKEYVQGCKDYGVPFGHYAYGCYVSVQDAIVEANDFMARADKEAKFLVLDVEDDTLASCGAANLAKASQTFIDTCRAAGWKVGLYVSHHMYTSYGLNTVNADFLWIPRYGNKPAYSCDLWQYTETGSLAGVTGNVDLNYLNGEKSLEWFTGKGGVVGTPQPEGIGMARSIYWEGYGINYYDGPHGNYIADFTTAAEVLYWDAYWGEDNDVWLDLGRSRWVKAEHYYWRPFKAISKFPEGYEVSYCDGINGAYKGSINSKEPLTVFFRKEGWIDIGGNRWAPEKHFDIVDIR; encoded by the coding sequence ATGAAGAAAATTGCAGATTTATCTCATCACAATAATTCAATAAATTGGGCTGCAGCTAGTAAGGAGCTAGACCTTGCTATTATACGTGTACAATATGGATCTAGGACAATTGATAAACGTTATAAAGAGTATGTGCAAGGCTGTAAAGACTATGGTGTCCCATTTGGGCACTATGCTTATGGATGTTATGTAAGTGTTCAGGATGCTATTGTAGAAGCAAATGATTTTATGGCGCGCGCTGATAAAGAAGCAAAGTTTTTAGTATTAGATGTAGAAGATGACACATTAGCAAGTTGTGGAGCGGCTAACTTAGCAAAAGCTTCGCAGACATTTATTGATACATGCCGTGCAGCAGGCTGGAAAGTGGGTCTATATGTATCGCACCACATGTATACAAGCTATGGACTAAATACTGTGAATGCGGATTTCCTTTGGATTCCACGTTATGGGAATAAACCAGCGTATAGTTGTGATTTATGGCAGTATACAGAAACAGGTAGTCTTGCAGGCGTAACTGGTAATGTAGATTTAAATTATTTAAACGGTGAAAAATCTCTTGAATGGTTTACAGGTAAGGGTGGAGTTGTTGGTACACCGCAACCAGAGGGGATTGGGATGGCAAGGTCAATATACTGGGAAGGATATGGCATTAATTACTACGATGGACCACACGGTAACTATATTGCGGACTTTACGACAGCAGCAGAGGTATTATACTGGGATGCGTACTGGGGAGAAGATAATGATGTTTGGTTAGACTTAGGTAGAAGCCGTTGGGTAAAAGCAGAGCATTATTATTGGAGACCCTTTAAGGCAATATCAAAATTTCCAGAAGGATATGAAGTAAGCTATTGTGATGGAATTAACGGCGCATACAAAGGCAGTATTAATTCAAAAGAACCTCTTACGGTATTCTTCCGTAAAGAAGGCTGGATTGATATTGGTGGGAATCGTTGGGCACCAGAGAAACACTTTGACATTGTAGATATTCGATAA
- a CDS encoding hemolysin XhlA family protein: MDGLLEVKGDVHEIRQDIKEIRLEIRSLEMRTTGNEKDIININKQLDKISANTTWILRLIIGGIIGAALTFFLKGGGM, encoded by the coding sequence ATGGATGGTTTACTAGAGGTGAAAGGGGATGTTCACGAAATAAGGCAAGATATTAAAGAAATACGTTTAGAGATTAGAAGTTTAGAAATGCGGACAACAGGTAATGAAAAAGACATTATTAATATTAATAAGCAATTAGATAAGATTAGTGCTAATACAACATGGATCTTACGCCTTATTATTGGTGGAATAATTGGAGCGGCTCTGACCTTTTTCTTGAAAGGTGGCGGTATGTAA
- a CDS encoding holin, which produces MIEITAMIGVVVGLSQIAKTTGLQAKYIPLFNLTLGITLGVLFLPQDIKMNIFQGIIIGLSASGLFDNTKIIKKDANR; this is translated from the coding sequence ATGATTGAAATTACGGCAATGATTGGGGTTGTTGTAGGACTATCACAAATTGCCAAAACAACTGGATTACAAGCAAAATATATTCCGTTATTTAATTTAACGCTTGGTATTACGCTAGGCGTTTTATTTTTGCCCCAAGATATTAAGATGAACATATTTCAAGGAATAATTATTGGATTGTCAGCAAGTGGATTATTTGATAATACAAAAATTATAAAAAAGGATGCCAATAGGTAA